The genomic region AATAGCCGCTGCCCTTCAAAACAATGGCTACAAAATACCGGGCAAAAAACTTACCATAAATATGGCACCGGCCGATTTACGAAAAGAAGGATCCGCCTATGACCTGACTTTGGCTTTGGGCATATTGTCCGCTTCTGGGCAAATAGCATCCGAAAATATCGACAACTACATCATAATGGGCGAGCTTTCACTGGATGGAAGCCTGCAGCCCATAAAGGGAGCTCTCCCTATCGCCATAAAGGCCAAAGAAGAGGGTTTTAAAGGATTTATTTTGCCTGCTGAAAATGCAAAGGAAGCAGCTATCGTAAACGGATTGGAAGTCTACGGAATCGAAAATATAAGACAGATAATCGATTTTTTTGATGAGAAAACACCCTTAGAAAGAACAATTGTTGACATTAAAGCCGAATTTCAAAAGAATCTTGATTTTCCTGAATTTGATTTTTCCGATGTAAAAGGTCAGGAAAGTATTAAACGATGTATGGAAATCGCCGCTGCTGGCGGCCATAATATCATTTTAATTGGTCCGCCGGGAGCGGGCAAGACCATGCTGGCTAAACGTTTGCCTTCTATTTTACCGCCAATGACCTTGAACGAAGCCTTGGAGGCTACCAAGATACATAGTGTGGTTGGTAAAACAGAAAACATAGGGTTAATGAGCCAGCGCCCGTTCCGTAGTCCGCATCACACAATTTCGAGTGCAGCACTTGTAGGTGGTGGTAGCTATCCGCAACCGGGAGAAATTTCGTTATCACACAACGGGGTGTTGTTTTTGGATGAATTGCCAGAATTTGAGAGGCGTGTGTTAGAGGTCATGCGGCAACCTATGGAAGATAGGGAGGTCACCATTGCAAGAGCCAGATTTGCCGTTACCTATCCTAGCAGTTTTATGCTCGTAGCTAGTATGAATCCCAGTCCTGGTGGTTACTTTAATGATCCAGATGCTCCGGTAACTTCATCTCCGGCCGAGATGCAACGTTATCTGGGAAAAATATCCGGTCCCTTATTGGATAGGATCGACATTCACATTGAAGTGACCCCGGTACCATTTGACAAACTTTCTGAAGAACGTAAGGGCGAGAGTAGTGTTGCTATAAGAAAAAGGGTAACCGCTGCTCGTGAGCTACAGAGTGAACGCTTTAAGGATATGGAAAAAGTGCATTATAATGCACAAATGAACACAAAGCAGATAAGGGAATTCTGCAAATTGGACGATGCTTCAAAAAATCTTTTAAAAAGTGCTATGGAGCGATTAAACCTTTCGGCCCGTGCCTATGACCGTATCCTAAAGGTCGCCCGTACCATTGCCGATTTGGAAAATACAGAAGAACTTAACGGCAATCATATCAGCGAAGCCATTCAATATCGCAGTTTGGATAGGGAAGGTTGGTTGGGGTAAACTGCGTTAAAAACCTTTTATTTCTAACTCTTTTTTAGAATTTTTTTTAATTGAATTTTTTATCATTATTTTTCATGATGAAATTTAATCGTTTTACTAAACTATAATTTGTATGATTCATATTTTCTATCATTATGTTTAATTTTAAGATTAAATTAGTTAACTTGATTCTGTTTATCACGATTTAGCTTTTTTATATTGCTGATAAAATCGGGTATTGAAAACAAAAAACTAATTATAGTTATTACCACTATAACCCACGCAAATACCTGAACTATTGATTCTTTCCTTTCATACCAAGTCATAACCTTTATAGGCAATTCAACTTTATCGTTTTTCCAGTTTTCTCCATTAAAATAAGTTAAAATGAAAGTTAAATAATAATCACCTGGAGTCAATTCATTTTTTGCTTTCAAAATCCATTTATATGGCGGTTGAATCTCTTTATTATTAGATATAGAGTTTTGTTCAAAAACAATACTAGGAGCTTTTTTTTCTGGATTTAAAAATTCTGCGTCATTGAAAAGAGTATGTTCATTGTCTTGTTCATCAACAAGTGTTGATATTAAAACTCCTGTTGTACCATTATTAGAAAAAGGATTTGAATTATTTCCAAAAGTAGACTTGACTTCTGAACTATCTTCATCAAAAATACTGGCTGAAGCTATAGCTAATACTTTTGAGGTTTCAGGATCTATGCGGCCGTAACCCGTTATATAATGATTGATAATGATTACATCTCCTG from Costertonia aggregata harbors:
- a CDS encoding YifB family Mg chelatase-like AAA ATPase; translated protein: MLTKVYGSAVFGVEATTITIEVNIDKGIGYHLVGLPDNAIKESNYRIAAALQNNGYKIPGKKLTINMAPADLRKEGSAYDLTLALGILSASGQIASENIDNYIIMGELSLDGSLQPIKGALPIAIKAKEEGFKGFILPAENAKEAAIVNGLEVYGIENIRQIIDFFDEKTPLERTIVDIKAEFQKNLDFPEFDFSDVKGQESIKRCMEIAAAGGHNIILIGPPGAGKTMLAKRLPSILPPMTLNEALEATKIHSVVGKTENIGLMSQRPFRSPHHTISSAALVGGGSYPQPGEISLSHNGVLFLDELPEFERRVLEVMRQPMEDREVTIARARFAVTYPSSFMLVASMNPSPGGYFNDPDAPVTSSPAEMQRYLGKISGPLLDRIDIHIEVTPVPFDKLSEERKGESSVAIRKRVTAARELQSERFKDMEKVHYNAQMNTKQIREFCKLDDASKNLLKSAMERLNLSARAYDRILKVARTIADLENTEELNGNHISEAIQYRSLDREGWLG